Proteins encoded within one genomic window of Equus caballus isolate H_3958 breed thoroughbred chromosome 20, TB-T2T, whole genome shotgun sequence:
- the RNF8 gene encoding E3 ubiquitin-protein ligase RNF8 isoform X6 has product MGEPGSLVRGDRAGGRSWCLRRVGMNAEWLLLEDGDESLNGVWLNRERLEPLEVYSIHKGDHIQLGVPLENKENAEYEYEVIEEDWERIYPCLAPKNDHIIGKNKGLRTKRKFSLDELEGLGAEGPSNLKCKISKVSCEPGQPVKSSGKSEVASHPPEYLDPKLTSFEPSEKTTGAHVSPGPVEVVELQQKKQKKTSNPSASQSSLDLFRVTMSRILKLKTQMQEKQVAVLNVKKQTQEGNSKMIVKMEQELQDLQSQLCAEQAQQQARVEQLEKTFQEEEQHLQGLEKEQGEEDLKQQLAQALQEHQALMEELNRSKKDFEAILQAKNKELEQTKEEKEKVQAQKEEVLSHMNDVLENELQCIICSEYFIEAVTLNCAHSFCSYCINEWMKRKIECPICRKDIKSKTHSLVLDNCINKMVDNLSSEVKERRIVLIRERKAKRLS; this is encoded by the exons aGTCTGAATGGTGTTTGGCTGAATAGAGAACGTCTAGAACCTTTAGAAGTCTATTCTATCCATAAGGGAGACCACATCCAGCTTGGAGTGCCTCTGGAAAATAAGGAGAATGCAGAGTATGAATATGAAGTTATTGAAGAAGATTGGGAAAGGATATATCCTTGTCTTGCCCCAAAGAATGACCACATCATAGGAAAAAATAAGGGCCTGAGAACTAAAAGGAAATTTAGTTTGGATGAATTAGAGGGTCTTGGAGCTGAAGGGCCCTCAaatttgaaatgcaaaataagtAAAGTGTCTTGTGAACCTGGTcaaccagtgaagtcatctgggaAAAGTGAAGTAGCCAGTCACCCCCCTGAATATTTGGATCCTAAGTTGACTTCTTTTGAGCCGAGTGAGAAGACCACAGGGGCTCATGTTTCCCCTGGCCCCGTAGAAGTCGTAGAGCTTCagcaaaagaagcagaaaaaaacctcaaaccCTTCAGCGTCTCAGAGCAGCTTAGACCTGTTTAGGGTGACCATGTCCAGGATTCTGAagctgaaaacacaaatgcaggaAAAACAGGTAGCTGTTCTGAATGTGAAAAAGCAGACCCAAGAAGGGAACTCAAAGATGATTGTGAAAATGGAGCAGGAACTCCAGGATTTACAGTCCCAGCTATGTGCGGAGCAGGCCCAGCAGCAGGCCCGAGTGGAGCAGCTAGAGAAGACTTTCCAGGAGGAGGAACAGCATCTCCAG GGTTTGGAGAAAGAGCAAGGAGAAGAGGACCTGAAGCAGCAGCTGGCCCAGGCTCTGCAGGAG CATCAGGCTCTAATGGAAGAGCTAAATCGCAGCAAGAAGGACTTTGAAGCCATCCTTCAAGCCAAGAACAAAGAATTGGAGCAGACCAAG gaagagaaggagaaggtaCAAGCACAGAAGGAGGAAGTTCTCAGCCACATGAATGACGTGCTAGAGAATGAGCTCCAGTGTATTATTTGCTCAGAATACTTCATTGAG GCTGTCACCTTGAACTGTGCCCATAGCTTCTGCTCCTACTGTATCAATGAATGGATGAAGCGGAAGATAGAATGCCCCATTTGTCGGAAGGACATCAAGTCCAAAACTCACTCCCTGGTCCTGGACAATTGCATTAATAAGATGGTAGATAATCTGAGTTCAGAAGTGAAAGAACGACGAATTGTCCTCATTAGGGAGCGAAAAG caAAGAGGCTGTCCTGA
- the RNF8 gene encoding E3 ubiquitin-protein ligase RNF8 isoform X9, which yields MISRNHCVLKQNAEGQWTIMDNKSLNGVWLNRERLEPLEVYSIHKGDHIQLGVPLENKENAEYEYEVIEEDWERIYPCLAPKNDHIIGKNKGLRTKRKFSLDELEGLGAEGPSNLKCKISKVSCEPGQPVKSSGKSEVASHPPEYLDPKLTSFEPSEKTTGAHVSPGPVEVVELQQKKQKKTSNPSASQSSLDLFRVTMSRILKLKTQMQEKQVAVLNVKKQTQEGNSKMIVKMEQELQDLQSQLCAEQAQQQARVEQLEKTFQEEEQHLQGLEKEQGEEDLKQQLAQALQEHQALMEELNRSKKDFEAILQAKNKELEQTKEEKEKVQAQKEEVLSHMNDVLENELQCIICSEYFIEAVTLNCAHSFCSYCINEWMKRKIECPICRKDIKSKTHSLVLDNCINKMVDNLSSEVKERRIVLIRERKEER from the exons aGTCTGAATGGTGTTTGGCTGAATAGAGAACGTCTAGAACCTTTAGAAGTCTATTCTATCCATAAGGGAGACCACATCCAGCTTGGAGTGCCTCTGGAAAATAAGGAGAATGCAGAGTATGAATATGAAGTTATTGAAGAAGATTGGGAAAGGATATATCCTTGTCTTGCCCCAAAGAATGACCACATCATAGGAAAAAATAAGGGCCTGAGAACTAAAAGGAAATTTAGTTTGGATGAATTAGAGGGTCTTGGAGCTGAAGGGCCCTCAaatttgaaatgcaaaataagtAAAGTGTCTTGTGAACCTGGTcaaccagtgaagtcatctgggaAAAGTGAAGTAGCCAGTCACCCCCCTGAATATTTGGATCCTAAGTTGACTTCTTTTGAGCCGAGTGAGAAGACCACAGGGGCTCATGTTTCCCCTGGCCCCGTAGAAGTCGTAGAGCTTCagcaaaagaagcagaaaaaaacctcaaaccCTTCAGCGTCTCAGAGCAGCTTAGACCTGTTTAGGGTGACCATGTCCAGGATTCTGAagctgaaaacacaaatgcaggaAAAACAGGTAGCTGTTCTGAATGTGAAAAAGCAGACCCAAGAAGGGAACTCAAAGATGATTGTGAAAATGGAGCAGGAACTCCAGGATTTACAGTCCCAGCTATGTGCGGAGCAGGCCCAGCAGCAGGCCCGAGTGGAGCAGCTAGAGAAGACTTTCCAGGAGGAGGAACAGCATCTCCAG GGTTTGGAGAAAGAGCAAGGAGAAGAGGACCTGAAGCAGCAGCTGGCCCAGGCTCTGCAGGAG CATCAGGCTCTAATGGAAGAGCTAAATCGCAGCAAGAAGGACTTTGAAGCCATCCTTCAAGCCAAGAACAAAGAATTGGAGCAGACCAAG gaagagaaggagaaggtaCAAGCACAGAAGGAGGAAGTTCTCAGCCACATGAATGACGTGCTAGAGAATGAGCTCCAGTGTATTATTTGCTCAGAATACTTCATTGAG GCTGTCACCTTGAACTGTGCCCATAGCTTCTGCTCCTACTGTATCAATGAATGGATGAAGCGGAAGATAGAATGCCCCATTTGTCGGAAGGACATCAAGTCCAAAACTCACTCCCTGGTCCTGGACAATTGCATTAATAAGATGGTAGATAATCTGAGTTCAGAAGTGAAAGAACGACGAATTGTCCTCATTAGGGAGCGAAAAG aGGAGCGGTGA
- the RNF8 gene encoding E3 ubiquitin-protein ligase RNF8 isoform X10, with amino-acid sequence MGEPGSLVRGDRAGGRSWCLRRVGMNAEWLLLEDGDESLNGVWLNRERLEPLEVYSIHKGDHIQLGVPLENKENAEYEYEVIEEDWERIYPCLAPKNDHIIGKNKGLRTKRKFSLDELEGLGAEGPSNLKCKISKVSCEPGQPVKSSGKSEVASHPPEYLDPKLTSFEPSEKTTGAHVSPGPVEVVELQQKKQKKTSNPSASQSSLDLFRVTMSRILKLKTQMQEKQVAVLNVKKQTQEGNSKMIVKMEQELQDLQSQLCAEQAQQQARVEQLEKTFQEEEQHLQGLEKEQGEEDLKQQLAQALQEHQALMEELNRSKKDFEAILQAKNKELEQTKAVTLNCAHSFCSYCINEWMKRKIECPICRKDIKSKTHSLVLDNCINKMVDNLSSEVKERRIVLIRERKAKRLS; translated from the exons aGTCTGAATGGTGTTTGGCTGAATAGAGAACGTCTAGAACCTTTAGAAGTCTATTCTATCCATAAGGGAGACCACATCCAGCTTGGAGTGCCTCTGGAAAATAAGGAGAATGCAGAGTATGAATATGAAGTTATTGAAGAAGATTGGGAAAGGATATATCCTTGTCTTGCCCCAAAGAATGACCACATCATAGGAAAAAATAAGGGCCTGAGAACTAAAAGGAAATTTAGTTTGGATGAATTAGAGGGTCTTGGAGCTGAAGGGCCCTCAaatttgaaatgcaaaataagtAAAGTGTCTTGTGAACCTGGTcaaccagtgaagtcatctgggaAAAGTGAAGTAGCCAGTCACCCCCCTGAATATTTGGATCCTAAGTTGACTTCTTTTGAGCCGAGTGAGAAGACCACAGGGGCTCATGTTTCCCCTGGCCCCGTAGAAGTCGTAGAGCTTCagcaaaagaagcagaaaaaaacctcaaaccCTTCAGCGTCTCAGAGCAGCTTAGACCTGTTTAGGGTGACCATGTCCAGGATTCTGAagctgaaaacacaaatgcaggaAAAACAGGTAGCTGTTCTGAATGTGAAAAAGCAGACCCAAGAAGGGAACTCAAAGATGATTGTGAAAATGGAGCAGGAACTCCAGGATTTACAGTCCCAGCTATGTGCGGAGCAGGCCCAGCAGCAGGCCCGAGTGGAGCAGCTAGAGAAGACTTTCCAGGAGGAGGAACAGCATCTCCAG GGTTTGGAGAAAGAGCAAGGAGAAGAGGACCTGAAGCAGCAGCTGGCCCAGGCTCTGCAGGAG CATCAGGCTCTAATGGAAGAGCTAAATCGCAGCAAGAAGGACTTTGAAGCCATCCTTCAAGCCAAGAACAAAGAATTGGAGCAGACCAAG GCTGTCACCTTGAACTGTGCCCATAGCTTCTGCTCCTACTGTATCAATGAATGGATGAAGCGGAAGATAGAATGCCCCATTTGTCGGAAGGACATCAAGTCCAAAACTCACTCCCTGGTCCTGGACAATTGCATTAATAAGATGGTAGATAATCTGAGTTCAGAAGTGAAAGAACGACGAATTGTCCTCATTAGGGAGCGAAAAG caAAGAGGCTGTCCTGA
- the RNF8 gene encoding E3 ubiquitin-protein ligase RNF8 isoform X12, whose protein sequence is MISRNHCVLKQNAEGQWTIMDNKSLNGVWLNRERLEPLEVYSIHKGDHIQLGVPLENKENAEYEYEVIEEDWERIYPCLAPKNDHIIGKNKGLRTKRKFSLDELEGLGAEGPSNLKCKISKVSCEPGQPVKSSGKSEVASHPPEYLDPKLTSFEPSEKTTGAHVSPGPVEVVELQQKKQKKTSNPSASQSSLDLFRVTMSRILKLKTQMQEKQVAVLNVKKQTQEGNSKMIVKMEQELQDLQSQLCAEQAQQQARVEQLEKTFQEEEQHLQGLEKEQGEEDLKQQLAQALQEHQALMEELNRSKKDFEAILQAKNKELEQTKAVTLNCAHSFCSYCINEWMKRKIECPICRKDIKSKTHSLVLDNCINKMVDNLSSEVKERRIVLIRERKAKRLS, encoded by the exons aGTCTGAATGGTGTTTGGCTGAATAGAGAACGTCTAGAACCTTTAGAAGTCTATTCTATCCATAAGGGAGACCACATCCAGCTTGGAGTGCCTCTGGAAAATAAGGAGAATGCAGAGTATGAATATGAAGTTATTGAAGAAGATTGGGAAAGGATATATCCTTGTCTTGCCCCAAAGAATGACCACATCATAGGAAAAAATAAGGGCCTGAGAACTAAAAGGAAATTTAGTTTGGATGAATTAGAGGGTCTTGGAGCTGAAGGGCCCTCAaatttgaaatgcaaaataagtAAAGTGTCTTGTGAACCTGGTcaaccagtgaagtcatctgggaAAAGTGAAGTAGCCAGTCACCCCCCTGAATATTTGGATCCTAAGTTGACTTCTTTTGAGCCGAGTGAGAAGACCACAGGGGCTCATGTTTCCCCTGGCCCCGTAGAAGTCGTAGAGCTTCagcaaaagaagcagaaaaaaacctcaaaccCTTCAGCGTCTCAGAGCAGCTTAGACCTGTTTAGGGTGACCATGTCCAGGATTCTGAagctgaaaacacaaatgcaggaAAAACAGGTAGCTGTTCTGAATGTGAAAAAGCAGACCCAAGAAGGGAACTCAAAGATGATTGTGAAAATGGAGCAGGAACTCCAGGATTTACAGTCCCAGCTATGTGCGGAGCAGGCCCAGCAGCAGGCCCGAGTGGAGCAGCTAGAGAAGACTTTCCAGGAGGAGGAACAGCATCTCCAG GGTTTGGAGAAAGAGCAAGGAGAAGAGGACCTGAAGCAGCAGCTGGCCCAGGCTCTGCAGGAG CATCAGGCTCTAATGGAAGAGCTAAATCGCAGCAAGAAGGACTTTGAAGCCATCCTTCAAGCCAAGAACAAAGAATTGGAGCAGACCAAG GCTGTCACCTTGAACTGTGCCCATAGCTTCTGCTCCTACTGTATCAATGAATGGATGAAGCGGAAGATAGAATGCCCCATTTGTCGGAAGGACATCAAGTCCAAAACTCACTCCCTGGTCCTGGACAATTGCATTAATAAGATGGTAGATAATCTGAGTTCAGAAGTGAAAGAACGACGAATTGTCCTCATTAGGGAGCGAAAAG caAAGAGGCTGTCCTGA
- the RNF8 gene encoding E3 ubiquitin-protein ligase RNF8 isoform X11, translating to MGEPGSLVRGDRAGGRSWCLRRVGMNAEWLLLEDGDESLNGVWLNRERLEPLEVYSIHKGDHIQLGVPLENKENAEYEYEVIEEDWERIYPCLAPKNDHIIGKNKGLRTKRKFSLDELEGLGAEGPSNLKCKISKVSCEPGQPVKSSGKSEVASHPPEYLDPKLTSFEPSEKTTGAHVSPGPVEVVELQQKKQKKTSNPSASQSSLDLFRVTMSRILKLKTQMQEKQVAVLNVKKQTQEGNSKMIVKMEQELQDLQSQLCAEQAQQQARVEQLEKTFQEEEQHLQGLEKEQGEEDLKQQLAQALQEHQALMEELNRSKKDFEAILQAKNKELEQTKEEKEKVQAQKEEVLSHMNDVLENELQCIICSEYFIEQRGCPEDRAPGHLKDYQAMGAWDGLEDSLWTGFGLL from the exons aGTCTGAATGGTGTTTGGCTGAATAGAGAACGTCTAGAACCTTTAGAAGTCTATTCTATCCATAAGGGAGACCACATCCAGCTTGGAGTGCCTCTGGAAAATAAGGAGAATGCAGAGTATGAATATGAAGTTATTGAAGAAGATTGGGAAAGGATATATCCTTGTCTTGCCCCAAAGAATGACCACATCATAGGAAAAAATAAGGGCCTGAGAACTAAAAGGAAATTTAGTTTGGATGAATTAGAGGGTCTTGGAGCTGAAGGGCCCTCAaatttgaaatgcaaaataagtAAAGTGTCTTGTGAACCTGGTcaaccagtgaagtcatctgggaAAAGTGAAGTAGCCAGTCACCCCCCTGAATATTTGGATCCTAAGTTGACTTCTTTTGAGCCGAGTGAGAAGACCACAGGGGCTCATGTTTCCCCTGGCCCCGTAGAAGTCGTAGAGCTTCagcaaaagaagcagaaaaaaacctcaaaccCTTCAGCGTCTCAGAGCAGCTTAGACCTGTTTAGGGTGACCATGTCCAGGATTCTGAagctgaaaacacaaatgcaggaAAAACAGGTAGCTGTTCTGAATGTGAAAAAGCAGACCCAAGAAGGGAACTCAAAGATGATTGTGAAAATGGAGCAGGAACTCCAGGATTTACAGTCCCAGCTATGTGCGGAGCAGGCCCAGCAGCAGGCCCGAGTGGAGCAGCTAGAGAAGACTTTCCAGGAGGAGGAACAGCATCTCCAG GGTTTGGAGAAAGAGCAAGGAGAAGAGGACCTGAAGCAGCAGCTGGCCCAGGCTCTGCAGGAG CATCAGGCTCTAATGGAAGAGCTAAATCGCAGCAAGAAGGACTTTGAAGCCATCCTTCAAGCCAAGAACAAAGAATTGGAGCAGACCAAG gaagagaaggagaaggtaCAAGCACAGAAGGAGGAAGTTCTCAGCCACATGAATGACGTGCTAGAGAATGAGCTCCAGTGTATTATTTGCTCAGAATACTTCATTGAG caAAGAGGCTGTCCTGAAGACCGTGCTCCGGGGCATTTGAAAGACTACCAGGCAATGGGAGCTTGGGATGGTCTGGAGGATTCTCTGTGGACGGGTTTTGGGCTACTCTGA
- the RNF8 gene encoding E3 ubiquitin-protein ligase RNF8 isoform X14, with product MISRNHCVLKQNAEGQWTIMDNKSLNGVWLNRERLEPLEVYSIHKGDHIQLGVPLENKENAEYEYEVIEEDWERIYPCLAPKNDHIIGKNKGLRTKRKFSLDELEGLGAEGPSNLKCKISKVSCEPGQPVKSSGKSEVASHPPEYLDPKLTSFEPSEKTTGAHVSPGPVEVVELQQKKQKKTSNPSASQSSLDLFRVTMSRILKLKTQMQEKQVAVLNVKKQTQEGNSKMIVKMEQELQDLQSQLCAEQAQQQARVEQLEKTFQEEEQHLQGLEKEQGEEDLKQQLAQALQEHQALMEELNRSKKDFEAILQAKNKELEQTKEEKEKVQAQKEEVLSHMNDVLENELQCIICSEYFIEQRGCPEDRAPGHLKDYQAMGAWDGLEDSLWTGFGLL from the exons aGTCTGAATGGTGTTTGGCTGAATAGAGAACGTCTAGAACCTTTAGAAGTCTATTCTATCCATAAGGGAGACCACATCCAGCTTGGAGTGCCTCTGGAAAATAAGGAGAATGCAGAGTATGAATATGAAGTTATTGAAGAAGATTGGGAAAGGATATATCCTTGTCTTGCCCCAAAGAATGACCACATCATAGGAAAAAATAAGGGCCTGAGAACTAAAAGGAAATTTAGTTTGGATGAATTAGAGGGTCTTGGAGCTGAAGGGCCCTCAaatttgaaatgcaaaataagtAAAGTGTCTTGTGAACCTGGTcaaccagtgaagtcatctgggaAAAGTGAAGTAGCCAGTCACCCCCCTGAATATTTGGATCCTAAGTTGACTTCTTTTGAGCCGAGTGAGAAGACCACAGGGGCTCATGTTTCCCCTGGCCCCGTAGAAGTCGTAGAGCTTCagcaaaagaagcagaaaaaaacctcaaaccCTTCAGCGTCTCAGAGCAGCTTAGACCTGTTTAGGGTGACCATGTCCAGGATTCTGAagctgaaaacacaaatgcaggaAAAACAGGTAGCTGTTCTGAATGTGAAAAAGCAGACCCAAGAAGGGAACTCAAAGATGATTGTGAAAATGGAGCAGGAACTCCAGGATTTACAGTCCCAGCTATGTGCGGAGCAGGCCCAGCAGCAGGCCCGAGTGGAGCAGCTAGAGAAGACTTTCCAGGAGGAGGAACAGCATCTCCAG GGTTTGGAGAAAGAGCAAGGAGAAGAGGACCTGAAGCAGCAGCTGGCCCAGGCTCTGCAGGAG CATCAGGCTCTAATGGAAGAGCTAAATCGCAGCAAGAAGGACTTTGAAGCCATCCTTCAAGCCAAGAACAAAGAATTGGAGCAGACCAAG gaagagaaggagaaggtaCAAGCACAGAAGGAGGAAGTTCTCAGCCACATGAATGACGTGCTAGAGAATGAGCTCCAGTGTATTATTTGCTCAGAATACTTCATTGAG caAAGAGGCTGTCCTGAAGACCGTGCTCCGGGGCATTTGAAAGACTACCAGGCAATGGGAGCTTGGGATGGTCTGGAGGATTCTCTGTGGACGGGTTTTGGGCTACTCTGA
- the RNF8 gene encoding E3 ubiquitin-protein ligase RNF8 isoform X8 has product MISRNHCVLKQNAEGQWTIMDNKSLNGVWLNRERLEPLEVYSIHKGDHIQLGVPLENKENAEYEYEVIEEDWERIYPCLAPKNDHIIGKNKGLRTKRKFSLDELEGLGAEGPSNLKCKISKVSCEPGQPVKSSGKSEVASHPPEYLDPKLTSFEPSEKTTGAHVSPGPVEVVELQQKKQKKTSNPSASQSSLDLFRVTMSRILKLKTQMQEKQVAVLNVKKQTQEGNSKMIVKMEQELQDLQSQLCAEQAQQQARVEQLEKTFQEEEQHLQGLEKEQGEEDLKQQLAQALQEHQALMEELNRSKKDFEAILQAKNKELEQTKEEKEKVQAQKEEVLSHMNDVLENELQCIICSEYFIEAVTLNCAHSFCSYCINEWMKRKIECPICRKDIKSKTHSLVLDNCINKMVDNLSSEVKERRIVLIRERKAKRLS; this is encoded by the exons aGTCTGAATGGTGTTTGGCTGAATAGAGAACGTCTAGAACCTTTAGAAGTCTATTCTATCCATAAGGGAGACCACATCCAGCTTGGAGTGCCTCTGGAAAATAAGGAGAATGCAGAGTATGAATATGAAGTTATTGAAGAAGATTGGGAAAGGATATATCCTTGTCTTGCCCCAAAGAATGACCACATCATAGGAAAAAATAAGGGCCTGAGAACTAAAAGGAAATTTAGTTTGGATGAATTAGAGGGTCTTGGAGCTGAAGGGCCCTCAaatttgaaatgcaaaataagtAAAGTGTCTTGTGAACCTGGTcaaccagtgaagtcatctgggaAAAGTGAAGTAGCCAGTCACCCCCCTGAATATTTGGATCCTAAGTTGACTTCTTTTGAGCCGAGTGAGAAGACCACAGGGGCTCATGTTTCCCCTGGCCCCGTAGAAGTCGTAGAGCTTCagcaaaagaagcagaaaaaaacctcaaaccCTTCAGCGTCTCAGAGCAGCTTAGACCTGTTTAGGGTGACCATGTCCAGGATTCTGAagctgaaaacacaaatgcaggaAAAACAGGTAGCTGTTCTGAATGTGAAAAAGCAGACCCAAGAAGGGAACTCAAAGATGATTGTGAAAATGGAGCAGGAACTCCAGGATTTACAGTCCCAGCTATGTGCGGAGCAGGCCCAGCAGCAGGCCCGAGTGGAGCAGCTAGAGAAGACTTTCCAGGAGGAGGAACAGCATCTCCAG GGTTTGGAGAAAGAGCAAGGAGAAGAGGACCTGAAGCAGCAGCTGGCCCAGGCTCTGCAGGAG CATCAGGCTCTAATGGAAGAGCTAAATCGCAGCAAGAAGGACTTTGAAGCCATCCTTCAAGCCAAGAACAAAGAATTGGAGCAGACCAAG gaagagaaggagaaggtaCAAGCACAGAAGGAGGAAGTTCTCAGCCACATGAATGACGTGCTAGAGAATGAGCTCCAGTGTATTATTTGCTCAGAATACTTCATTGAG GCTGTCACCTTGAACTGTGCCCATAGCTTCTGCTCCTACTGTATCAATGAATGGATGAAGCGGAAGATAGAATGCCCCATTTGTCGGAAGGACATCAAGTCCAAAACTCACTCCCTGGTCCTGGACAATTGCATTAATAAGATGGTAGATAATCTGAGTTCAGAAGTGAAAGAACGACGAATTGTCCTCATTAGGGAGCGAAAAG caAAGAGGCTGTCCTGA
- the RNF8 gene encoding E3 ubiquitin-protein ligase RNF8 isoform X7, whose protein sequence is MGEPGSLVRGDRAGGRSWCLRRVGMNAEWLLLEDGDESLNGVWLNRERLEPLEVYSIHKGDHIQLGVPLENKENAEYEYEVIEEDWERIYPCLAPKNDHIIGKNKGLRTKRKFSLDELEGLGAEGPSNLKCKISKVSCEPGQPVKSSGKSEVASHPPEYLDPKLTSFEPSEKTTGAHVSPGPVEVVELQQKKQKKTSNPSASQSSLDLFRVTMSRILKLKTQMQEKQVAVLNVKKQTQEGNSKMIVKMEQELQDLQSQLCAEQAQQQARVEQLEKTFQEEEQHLQGLEKEQGEEDLKQQLAQALQEHQALMEELNRSKKDFEAILQAKNKELEQTKEEKEKVQAQKEEVLSHMNDVLENELQCIICSEYFIEAVTLNCAHSFCSYCINEWMKRKIECPICRKDIKSKTHSLVLDNCINKMVDNLSSEVKERRIVLIRERKEER, encoded by the exons aGTCTGAATGGTGTTTGGCTGAATAGAGAACGTCTAGAACCTTTAGAAGTCTATTCTATCCATAAGGGAGACCACATCCAGCTTGGAGTGCCTCTGGAAAATAAGGAGAATGCAGAGTATGAATATGAAGTTATTGAAGAAGATTGGGAAAGGATATATCCTTGTCTTGCCCCAAAGAATGACCACATCATAGGAAAAAATAAGGGCCTGAGAACTAAAAGGAAATTTAGTTTGGATGAATTAGAGGGTCTTGGAGCTGAAGGGCCCTCAaatttgaaatgcaaaataagtAAAGTGTCTTGTGAACCTGGTcaaccagtgaagtcatctgggaAAAGTGAAGTAGCCAGTCACCCCCCTGAATATTTGGATCCTAAGTTGACTTCTTTTGAGCCGAGTGAGAAGACCACAGGGGCTCATGTTTCCCCTGGCCCCGTAGAAGTCGTAGAGCTTCagcaaaagaagcagaaaaaaacctcaaaccCTTCAGCGTCTCAGAGCAGCTTAGACCTGTTTAGGGTGACCATGTCCAGGATTCTGAagctgaaaacacaaatgcaggaAAAACAGGTAGCTGTTCTGAATGTGAAAAAGCAGACCCAAGAAGGGAACTCAAAGATGATTGTGAAAATGGAGCAGGAACTCCAGGATTTACAGTCCCAGCTATGTGCGGAGCAGGCCCAGCAGCAGGCCCGAGTGGAGCAGCTAGAGAAGACTTTCCAGGAGGAGGAACAGCATCTCCAG GGTTTGGAGAAAGAGCAAGGAGAAGAGGACCTGAAGCAGCAGCTGGCCCAGGCTCTGCAGGAG CATCAGGCTCTAATGGAAGAGCTAAATCGCAGCAAGAAGGACTTTGAAGCCATCCTTCAAGCCAAGAACAAAGAATTGGAGCAGACCAAG gaagagaaggagaaggtaCAAGCACAGAAGGAGGAAGTTCTCAGCCACATGAATGACGTGCTAGAGAATGAGCTCCAGTGTATTATTTGCTCAGAATACTTCATTGAG GCTGTCACCTTGAACTGTGCCCATAGCTTCTGCTCCTACTGTATCAATGAATGGATGAAGCGGAAGATAGAATGCCCCATTTGTCGGAAGGACATCAAGTCCAAAACTCACTCCCTGGTCCTGGACAATTGCATTAATAAGATGGTAGATAATCTGAGTTCAGAAGTGAAAGAACGACGAATTGTCCTCATTAGGGAGCGAAAAG aGGAGCGGTGA